The Haemorhous mexicanus isolate bHaeMex1 chromosome 35, bHaeMex1.pri, whole genome shotgun sequence genome contains the following window.
tgctgctgctccagacagAGCCCACAACGCCTGCAGGGGGTCAGGGGGCACCAGGTGTGTTTGGAGGGGGGTCAGAGGTCatgtgggcacaggtgaggttGAGGAGGGTGACAGGTGTCCCCACTCACCTCTGACCTTTGGCCTCCACCTCCTTCCCTtgcagctgtgctctctgcagtgattctggggggaaggggggtcacaggggttGATATCAGGGGGAtcaggggggtcacaggggcCAAGGGGGTCCCCCTGTGAGGGGGTCCCACCCCCTCTGGGAGAGTCAGGAGGGGCCACAAGGGTCAGGGAATCATGGGAGTCAAGGGGGTCAGAGGTTCAGGGGGCATCAGCAGAGGTATGGGGGGGGGGCCCAAAGACCCCCAGGACCCGCCTGGGCTCACCCTGCACCTGCTGCCAGGACCTCTCCAGTGcctccttgtgctgctccactgtggggagggggaaacGAGCTCAGGgccctctgtccccacagacCCCCCCAGGGTCCCTACACACCACCCAAtgaccccacagacccctctCTGTGCGTCCCCAGCCCTctcagtgtcccccccaggtgactcacgctgctccagctgctggcgCAACCCCTCACTGCAGTCCtgtgccttccccagctcctgtgtCGTGGCCTCACGgactgggggacacagagggacagacagagggacacaggggaaCATGGCAGGCAGATGGAGGAGCATAGGAGGACATGTGGGACTGGGAACATGGGGGAACACAGGGGTCCTCTCACTCACCTTTCTGCAGGCTGTGTacctgcctcagcagcagcttcagctgTGGGATCCCCCCAGGGGGACCTGAGGGGACAACcgggcaggacacagggacactgcctctcttggggacacctgagacCGCCTCTTCCCTGGGgcggggggacactgggacacacgGTGGTCTTGGGGGGTCTTGGCCGTAGAGCCCCTCACTGCGTGGGTCCATCACTGCAGCCTGGagggacacggtggggacatAGGGGTACATGGGGGATGATGATGGTGGGCGCTGGCTTGTCCTCTCCTGTCGCCTTATCATCCTCTTCATTCCCCTTTATCCACCCTCAGCCTCACATCTTCTGTCACGTTTCACCACTTCCTCCCTCCTTATCTCTTTTCTCCAGGGTTTCTCCCATTCCTGTCACCTCCTTCCTCCAGTTCCCGCCACCTCTGTCCCTTCCATTTCTGTCCCTCATAACCCTCACCAGCCCTTTCCTCTCTTGCCCCATTTTCTGTCACCAACATCCTCTTTCCAGTCCCCTTTTCACACTTTTCTGTCTTGCGTCCTTACACTTTGTCCCTTttcattccccatttcccctcacctttctgcagctttctcagctcctctccttcccattctcaggttttcccgccctttttcccctcacgttttcccgcccttttcccctcacgtttTCCCGCCCTTTTTCCCTCAcgttttcccgcccttttcccctcacgtttACCCactctttttcccctcaggtTTCCCcgccctttttcccctcacgttttcccaccctttttcccctcacgttttcccgccctttttcccctcacgtttTCCCGCCCTTTTTCCCTCAcgttttcccgcccttttcccctcacgtttccccactctttttcccctcaggttttcccgcccttttcccctcacgttttcccgcccttttcccctcacgttttcccactctttttcccctcacgttttcccgcccttttcccctcacgttttcccgccctttttcccctcacgttttcccgcccttttcccctcacgttttcccgccctttttcccctcacgttttcccacccttttccccctcaggtTTTCCCGCTTTCCCACTcatattttcctgcttttttccctattttttcccACCCTTCCTCCTCatgttttcctgccttttgcCCCTCAGTTTCACGCCACTTCCCTTCAAATTTCCCACTTTTTCACCTCACATTTCCCcaccttttcccctcacatttccccaCTCTTTTCCTCTCacatttttccacctttccccCTCACATCTCCCCACCATTTTCATCCTCTCTTCGCCCTAATTTTTGtccccttttccagctgtttctgtCCCTTCCTGATGTCATTTTCTGTCCCCTTTTCACCCCAATCTGTCACTTCTTCCAGCATATCCTCTTCCCTCTTTTCTGCTCCCTTTCCTGTCTATTTTTGCCCTCCACTTCTTGTCACCTCTTCCAGCCTTTCCTGTCACATTTTCCCACTGTTTCCTCACATGTTTTCCCACTAATTtctgtcccctcacccctctctttcctgactgctcttttccctcttttctgtcTGCTCTTACCCAcctttcctttcagtttttctccccattttctcttctgcattCCTCTCAGTTTTGGTTCCCTTTAACCTCTTCTCTGTTGCtgttctcctctcctcctcccccctaCTTCATCTCTCACCCCTCAGGCCATGACCCCTCTCCCCTCACCCCTCAGGATGTTCCCAGTCCCCTCAGGCCATCCTCTCATCCCCTCACCCctcaggctgtgtccctgtcccctcacccctcaGGCCATGtccccctgccatcccctcaCCCCTCAGGCCGTGTCCCCCCATCCCTTCAGGGTGTCCCCCATCCCCTCACCCCTCAGGCCATGTTCCTGCCATCCCCTCATCCCTCAAGATGTCCCGGCCATCCCCTTACCCCTCATGATGTCTCCTCTCCCCTCAGGCCGTGTCCCCCCATCCTCTAACCCCTCAGGCTATCCCCTCACCCctcaggctgtgtccctgtcccctcacccctcaggctgtgtccccccatcccttcagggtgtccccccatcccctcaCCCCTCAGGACGttctcctgtcccctcacctctCAGGCCATGTCCAAGCCATCCTCTCACCCCTCAggctgtcccctcacccctcaggctgtgtccctgtcccctcacctctCAGGCCATGTCCCCCCATCCCTTCAGGGTGTCCCCCATCCCCTCACCCCTCAGGCCATGTTCCTGCCATCCCCTCATCCCTCAAGATGTCCCGGCCACCCCCTTATCCCTCATGATGTCCCCTCATCCCCTCACCCCTCAGGACGctctcctgtcccctcacccctcaGGCTGTGTCCAAGCCATCCTCTCACCCCTCAGGCTGTTCCCTCACCCCTCAGGATGTCCCCTCACTCTTCAGGccatgtccccttgtcccctcaCCCCTCAGGCCGTGTCCAAGCCATCCTCTCACCCCTCAGGCTGTTCCCTCACCCCTCAGGATGTCTCCTCACCCTTCAGGccatgtccccttgtcccctcaCCCCTCAGGCCGTGTCCCCTGACCCCCCAGTCCCCTCGGACTCAGGACTCTGCCCGGGGTCTCAGTGTTTATTGTCAGCCCTCGGGCTCGGGCCCCTCGGGGCGCGCGGGCGCGGCGCAGAACGGTGCCGGGTAGCGGATGAACAGCCAGTCCTCCTCCTTCTTGAGCCAGCGCAGCAGCTTGGTCAGCACGGCGATGGCGCCCGCCTTCGTCACCAGCGGGCTGAAGCAGCTGTACAGCTCGAACTTGCTGGTCACCTGTGGGAACCCACACCTGTTAGCTGTGGGATCTGACAGCACTGTCAGTGAAAATCCCATTAACTGTGAGATTTACTGATGGCACTGACAATGAGCATCCCCTTAACTGTGGGATCTACTGACAGCACCTCCAGTGAGCATCCTGCTAACTGTGGGACCTACTGATGATACCACACCCCATTAACTGCAGGATCTACCGACAGCACCACCAGCCAGTGACCCCCACTAACTCTGGAATCTTCTCACGACAGCACAAacaggtgctgctgcctctgggcccTGCCGACGGCTCCTTCCCCGCGGCTCACCCAGGCCAGCAGCGTTTCCTTCTCAGCCACGTGGTAGAGCAGGCGCAGGGGCCGGTGCGGGCTGTGCACGCGGCTGTGCAGGTAGTGGTACAGGTCGAAGAGCCGGTGCTGCTCCTCCTCGCTGGTGTAGGGCTCCTCCAGCTCGGGGCTGCGGCCAGTGAGGGAGCGGGGACACGAGCGTCAGGTGAAGATCAGGGACACTCCCACCTCCCCAATTCTGGGGTgtcccccaccccatccccgCACCTGGTGAACTGCGGCAGCTGCTGCATCTCCTCCGGGCCCTCCAAAGGTTTGTAGAGGAAGTGCCGGAGCTCGGGCGCTCCGGGGCGGGAGGGGCCGTACCCCGCTCCGCCCCGCACGGCCGCCGCCAGCTCGGCCAGCCAGCCCTGCGCCCGCAGCGTGTCCTCCAGCTGCCGCCGGCACGCGGCCGCCGCGTAGAACCCCTCTCGCTCCGTGGACAGCAGGATCAGCGTcacaccttcctcctcctcctcgcccaGCCGCGCCGCGTACGCGTAGAAATACCCGTCGGGGTTGAAGCGGGGCAAGCACACGGGGGTCCACACCTCGCccgcccccgcgcccgccccgccgcccaGCAGGTTGAGCAGCAGGTGGAGGTCGCTGGCGCAGAGCCGCCCGCCCTCGGCCAGCGCCCGCTGCCGCGCCGCCGTCACCAGGCGGCCTCGAGCCGCCAGCACGGCcagggcgggcgcggggcgggcggcggcggcggcgcggcgcaGGGCCCCGGACACGGCGCGGCGGAGCCCCccgggcaggggcaggcagcgagcggcccccagcagcagccgcccGTCGGCGGCGGCCCCGCAGAGCAGCCGGTCCAGCACGGCCTCGGCGCCCGCCAGCAGCCGGCGCAGGTCGAAGCCGCGGCGTCGGGCGAAGACGCGGGCGATGCCCCCGCGGGTCAGCAGCGACAGGATCTGCTCGTGCACGAAGGCCAGCTCCCGCCGCAGCTGCGCCGCCGACTGCCGCGTGCGGGACACCGACACCAGCAGCAGCGGGCCCCGCTGCTCGAACACCAGCGTGCGGTCCTCTGcgggggagagaggggacacGGTGGTCACACGGGgtggggggacacggagggTTTGGGGGTAGCCAGATGTACCTGGACAGGTGTCATTTTGGGGTGTGCTGTTTTTGGAGAGTGGCTGTAGCAAGGCAGGGTTTTTAGGGGGGTGGTTAGAGCCAGGAAGGGGTTTGAGGGGGAAGAGAGTTTTGGGGGAGGCTGGTTGTACCTGGGCAGGCTGATTTGGCAGATTCAGCTGCACCTGGgagaggtggttttgggggtgggaTGTGTTTGGAGGGGTCTGTACCTGTGGGGGCTGTTTCAGGACTacctgggagctgtgcaggttTGGGGTTATCCCCAGGTATGTCTGTGTAAATTTGGGGGTTCCGTGTCCACCCCCCGCTGGCCCCGTACCGGAGCAGATGGCCCGGATGGCATTGCCGCCGCTCTGGATGAAGGACACGAGGGCCATCATGACACCCATGGTGGCCGCCAGTGCCTCCTCGTTGCCGTGCCGGGAGTAGATCGGCTTCCCCGCCTCGCTGAGCACGAACACGTGTTTGCGCCGCGCTCGCCAGCCCGCGGCCGCCACGTCCTCGTccgcgccgcgccgcccgcccggggCCGACGTGGCCGCGGCTGCTGTCACCGCCGCcgtcacctcctcctcttcctcaccagGGTGACACACTGGGGATGTCACCGCTGCcgtcacctcctcctcttcctcctcatggTGACACACTGGGGATGTCACCGCTGCCGTCACCTCCTCCTCATTGGGGTGACACCCTGGGGATGTCACTGCGGCTGTCACCTCCTCTTCATCCCCTGCAGGAGGATGTGCTGGGGACGTTGCTGCCATGGTCATCGCCTCCTCACTGGGTTGAATGCCCGGGGATGTCACCGCTGCTGTCCCCGCTTTggtcacctcctcctcttcaacCTCAAGTGGGTGACACCCCAGGGATGTCCCCGCTGTggtcacctcctcctcctcactgggaTGACAGCCCTGGGACGTTGTGGCTGcttctgctgtcactgctgccgCCACATCCTCATCCCTGCCACATGGCCCACCTTGGGATGTCATGGTCActgccatctcctcctcctcctcctcctcagtggGGTGGCACCTCAGGGACTCTGTGGCTgtcaccactgctgccacctccttgtcctcctccttTTTGTTCCCAGCTGGGTGACACACGGATGATGTCATGGCTGCCACTGCTGTCACATCTTTCTCCTCATTGTCCCCACTGTGGTGACAGCTTGGGGACGCCATGTCCGCTGTACTCCCTGGCTCCATCTCTGCCTCACCTGTGACCAACAAGGGGCACCGGGGCGGTGCCTGCGCACCTGAAGAGCCCCGCCCTGCCCCACCCTGCCCTCACCAAGGGCGGGGTCAGGGGTCCTGGGCACCTGTGGGGGAGGTGAGATGGGGTCGCTGGGGGTGTGGCTCCACAGACCACACCCCACCCCTAAGCCACACCTTGTGGCCACACCTCCATCACCACACAGTAagtcccagccctggtggtCTTCGCTGAGGCCACGCCCACTATCATCAAGCCACGCCCCCACATAGCCTCACCCCGGAACATCCCGCACGTGCCTCTCTGACCACGCCCCTACAGCTAAACCACGCCCACACAAAACGTTAGCCCCGCCCCAAAGAACTTTAGCCCCGCCCAGGGAGCCCTGAGGCTAACCCGGCCCGTCACAAAGCCCCGCCCTCGGGCGAGATCGCCCCccggccgccccctccccactcgGCCCCGCCCCCGCTCAGGCCCCGCCCTGGGCGTGCCcgcccccgctgtccccgccccCGCGCGCTCACCGGCCGcgctcccgctcccgccgccaccgccgcttCCGGGGCCGCCGCGCCGCGCGCCCCGTGACGTCACCGCGCCGCCGCATCCACCAATGACCGCGCGGTACGGAGGAAGGGGGCGAGGCCGCCGCGAGCCGACCTATCAGCGGGCGCGGGGCGGTGCCTAAGGAGTGACGCCACTTTTGGCGGGTTCTCCCGCTCCACCTCCTTCCCTCATGACTCCCTGTGACGTCACATGGTAGTGGGGTCGGGACTCCGCCTCATGACGAGGGGCGGGGCCAGAAGGATCCCTATAGCGGCTATAGGAGCCTGGCTCCGCCCCCGCAGGGCCAGAGGAGACCCCTCAATGTCTGGGGCACCCCTGCGACCCCCCTGCACGGCCCCATCGCGCCTTTAGCGCCCCCCGGtgagccccaggagccacagaCACACCGGGGCGGctctgggggaccccaaaaactcTATAGGCACCCCTGAAGAGCTTTAGGGGACCCACGCAGGAACTGTAAGGTCCAAAAGGACAC
Protein-coding sequences here:
- the LOC132341120 gene encoding synaptonemal complex central element protein 1-like; protein product: MKRMIRRQERTSQRPPSSSPMYPYVPTVSLQAAVMDPRSEGLYGQDPPRPPCVPVSPRPREEAVSGVPKRGSVPVSCPVVPSGPPGGIPQLKLLLRQVHSLQKVREATTQELGKAQDCSEGLRQQLEQLEQHKEALERSWQQVQESLQRAQLQGKEVEAKGQRRCGLCLEQQQDLEGTKQQWEQLKNLRRGHRWQHCQQLEAIMKELKHLHVTHAPAHLKAELVQLEKMEEKWLSWERRVMDTEEQLGPEAFVLRRLVQQEQEGAERQLEVELGRQQRSLQRRDRLAEELQQLRRPQEARPE
- the MON1B gene encoding vacuolar fusion protein MON1 homolog B yields the protein MEPGSTADMASPSCHHSGDNEEKDVTAVAAMTSSVCHPAGNKKEEDKEVAAVVTATESLRCHPTEEEEEEEMAVTMTSQGGPCGRDEDVAAAVTAEAATTSQGCHPSEEEEVTTAGTSLGCHPLEVEEEEVTKAGTAAVTSPGIQPSEEAMTMAATSPAHPPAGDEEEVTAAVTSPGCHPNEEEVTAAVTSPVCHHEEEEEEVTAAVTSPVCHPGEEEEEVTAAVTAAAATSAPGGRRGADEDVAAAGWRARRKHVFVLSEAGKPIYSRHGNEEALAATMGVMMALVSFIQSGGNAIRAICSEDRTLVFEQRGPLLLVSVSRTRQSAAQLRRELAFVHEQILSLLTRGGIARVFARRRGFDLRRLLAGAEAVLDRLLCGAAADGRLLLGAARCLPLPGGLRRAVSGALRRAAAAARPAPALAVLAARGRLVTAARQRALAEGGRLCASDLHLLLNLLGGGAGAGAGEVWTPVCLPRFNPDGYFYAYAARLGEEEEEGVTLILLSTEREGFYAAAACRRQLEDTLRAQGWLAELAAAVRGGAGYGPSRPGAPELRHFLYKPLEGPEEMQQLPQFTSPELEEPYTSEEEQHRLFDLYHYLHSRVHSPHRPLRLLYHVAEKETLLAWVTSKFELYSCFSPLVTKAGAIAVLTKLLRWLKKEEDWLFIRYPAPFCAAPARPEGPEPEG